One region of Nitrospirota bacterium genomic DNA includes:
- a CDS encoding penicillin-binding protein 2, with protein MKRRPLIIATVIAVGFLIIFARLAELMLFDHEKLLRLATIQHTKGQNILVRRGGIYDRRGRELAVSLDRLSLYGDPSMIDSPEYVARRLSRVIKTNKSTLRNKLKEEKKRYVSLARRVSPEQAVAVLKLKLKGIGIEPDSERFYPKGFLASHVLGFIDIDNRGREGVEKRYDSALTADGGRIYLARDARGNILYRGDDYESIGNSIVLTIDEGLQYIVESELETAVKKWKSQSATVIMMDPHTGEILALANRPTFDPNKPGAYRAANRRNRAVTDLYEPGSTFKIVMAAAALEEKIATLNTEVDCSEGEIEVGGKKIRDTHKHGVLTLREIIQKSSNVGAVKMTLKLGPERFYKYAKVFGFGDRTGIDLTGEVSGVVKPPHSWSGTTIGAMAIGYEVLVSPLQVLRAYSVIANGGYLVKPYVVAKTLGPAGRVLQEGRPERMRVISAETVERLREAFVTVTEEGGTAPRASVYGNTVAGKTGTSRMIDPRTGRYSRRDFVSSFVGFVPADDPLFAIIVVIWKPRGEYYGGQVAAPVFRAIAEKALTYRFIPMENRGDNNILVMGQPVRGGQESQDF; from the coding sequence ATGAAAAGACGGCCGCTTATTATAGCTACGGTGATCGCAGTCGGATTTCTGATCATTTTTGCCCGGCTTGCTGAACTCATGCTGTTTGATCATGAAAAGCTCCTGAGGCTTGCGACAATACAGCATACAAAGGGACAGAATATCCTTGTAAGAAGGGGCGGGATATATGACCGCAGAGGCAGGGAGCTGGCTGTAAGCCTCGACCGTCTCTCCCTTTACGGTGATCCCTCCATGATTGATTCCCCTGAGTATGTTGCCCGTAGGCTCAGCAGGGTTATAAAGACCAACAAATCCACTCTCAGAAATAAACTGAAGGAAGAAAAAAAACGTTATGTATCGCTTGCGCGAAGGGTCTCGCCTGAACAGGCAGTAGCAGTACTGAAGCTGAAACTTAAAGGTATAGGCATTGAGCCGGATTCGGAGAGATTTTACCCCAAGGGCTTTCTTGCCTCCCATGTGCTGGGGTTTATTGATATTGACAATCGTGGCCGGGAGGGTGTGGAGAAGAGGTATGACAGCGCACTTACCGCTGATGGCGGGAGGATTTATCTTGCCAGGGACGCCCGTGGTAACATACTTTACAGGGGTGATGATTACGAGTCGATAGGTAACAGTATTGTGCTCACCATTGATGAAGGGTTACAATATATTGTTGAGTCAGAGCTTGAGACCGCGGTTAAGAAGTGGAAGTCCCAATCTGCCACTGTAATAATGATGGACCCCCATACCGGAGAGATACTCGCCCTTGCAAACAGGCCGACCTTTGATCCGAACAAGCCTGGTGCATACAGGGCAGCCAATAGACGGAACAGGGCCGTTACAGACCTTTATGAGCCTGGCTCAACCTTCAAGATCGTCATGGCTGCCGCTGCGCTTGAAGAAAAGATAGCAACGCTGAATACAGAGGTTGACTGTTCTGAAGGAGAGATAGAAGTGGGGGGTAAAAAGATAAGGGATACCCATAAGCACGGGGTGCTTACCCTGAGGGAGATAATCCAGAAATCGTCAAATGTGGGTGCCGTAAAGATGACCCTCAAGCTTGGCCCTGAAAGGTTTTATAAATATGCGAAGGTCTTTGGTTTTGGAGACAGGACAGGTATTGACCTTACCGGAGAGGTATCAGGTGTTGTAAAGCCGCCTCACAGCTGGTCAGGAACGACTATCGGGGCTATGGCAATAGGGTATGAGGTGCTGGTATCACCCCTTCAGGTGCTGAGGGCATATTCTGTGATTGCCAATGGCGGTTATCTTGTTAAACCCTATGTGGTTGCAAAGACCCTCGGCCCTGCCGGCAGGGTGCTGCAGGAAGGCAGGCCCGAGCGGATGAGGGTTATTTCAGCAGAGACGGTGGAACGCCTGAGGGAGGCCTTTGTAACCGTTACTGAAGAAGGGGGTACTGCACCGAGGGCGTCTGTTTACGGCAATACGGTTGCAGGGAAAACAGGGACATCACGGATGATTGACCCCCGCACAGGCAGATATTCCCGCAGGGATTTTGTCAGCTCCTTTGTCGGTTTTGTCCCTGCTGATGACCCCTTGTTTGCCATTATAGTGGTTATATGGAAACCGCGAGGAGAATATTATGGAGGACAGGTGGCAGCACCGGTCTTCAGGGCCATAGCCGAAAAGGCCCTTACATACAGGTTTATACCTATGGAAAACAGGGGAGACAATAATATACTCGTGATGGGGCAGCCCGTCAGGGGCGGGCAGGAGAGTCAGGATTTTTGA
- the mraY gene encoding phospho-N-acetylmuramoyl-pentapeptide-transferase — translation MLYELLYGLSEYYFPFNVFRYITFRTVLAAITASLLTFMLAPFVIARLRSFSLTQQIREDGPKTHISKAGTPTMGGILILAGILLTALLWMDLKNPYTWVLIAATSGFGLIGLADDYLKVVRRNHKGLRACYKFALQIILASAISLFLYHNPLDPYSTKLSVPFFKRLLIDLGVFYIPFSVFVVVGSSNAVNLTDGIDGLAIGLVAIAALASGVLVYVSGHARLAQYLQVLYLPGTGELTVFCGAMFGSALGFLWYNAYPADVFMGDVGSLGLGGALGTLAVITKHEIVLALVGGIFVVETVSVILQVLSFKLTGRRVFRMAPIHHHFEVKGWPEPKTVVRFWIVGIILALLSLSTLKLR, via the coding sequence ATGTTATACGAACTTCTATACGGCCTCAGTGAATACTATTTTCCGTTCAATGTATTCAGATACATTACATTCAGGACCGTCCTTGCTGCAATCACCGCTTCCCTGCTGACATTCATGCTGGCGCCCTTTGTGATTGCGAGGCTCAGGAGTTTCAGCCTGACGCAGCAGATAAGAGAGGACGGACCAAAGACACATATCTCAAAGGCCGGTACTCCGACCATGGGGGGGATACTGATACTTGCCGGCATTCTCCTGACGGCCTTATTGTGGATGGATCTTAAAAACCCCTATACCTGGGTATTGATTGCCGCTACCTCCGGATTTGGTCTTATAGGCCTGGCGGATGATTATCTCAAGGTCGTAAGAAGGAATCACAAGGGCCTGAGGGCATGCTACAAGTTTGCCCTTCAGATAATCCTTGCCTCGGCTATCAGCCTTTTTCTGTATCATAATCCCCTTGACCCATACAGCACAAAGCTGAGCGTGCCTTTCTTCAAGAGGTTGCTTATTGACCTGGGGGTCTTTTATATTCCGTTTTCCGTGTTTGTTGTTGTCGGGTCATCAAACGCCGTTAATCTCACTGACGGTATAGACGGTCTTGCCATAGGGCTTGTTGCCATTGCAGCCCTTGCAAGCGGTGTCCTTGTCTATGTCAGCGGTCATGCCCGGCTTGCCCAGTATCTGCAGGTACTCTATCTGCCGGGCACAGGGGAGCTTACGGTATTTTGTGGTGCAATGTTCGGCTCTGCCCTGGGCTTTCTCTGGTACAATGCCTACCCTGCAGATGTATTCATGGGGGACGTGGGCTCTCTGGGGCTCGGTGGCGCCCTCGGCACACTTGCAGTAATAACCAAACACGAGATTGTCCTTGCCCTGGTTGGCGGGATATTTGTGGTGGAGACGGTCTCCGTCATACTTCAGGTACTTTCGTTCAAGCTTACAGGCAGGCGGGTCTTTAGAATGGCCCCTATCCACCACCATTTTGAGGTAAAGGGATGGCCTGAGCCGAAAACAGTTGTAAGGTTCTGGATAGTGGGGATTATTCTGGCCCTGCTGAGCCTGTCAACCCTGAAACTGAGGTAG
- the ftsW gene encoding putative lipid II flippase FtsW: protein MDNKELMMESKENRRADRWLLFIVLLLSFTGVVMVYSSTALLPISKSGGTIAGGSDFQFIYLKKHVMTLLIAMVSMWFFYRISPGTLKKWSYPLLILSMLLLLCVFIPGLGVKINGARRWLRLWPSTFQPAELAKFAMVLSLAGYLSSPRYNRDSFKAFMKPLVVMFALQGIIMMQPDFGGAFTLGLITFSMLFLAGARIKFIFLALVSLLPVVIKLLMEPYRLERLLTFLNPWKDPYGSGFQLVQSFIALGSGGLKGVGLGESRQKLSFLPEVNTDFIFSLIGEELGLLGVAVVLCLFIAFFIRGLKVADKAQSPFSYYVAFGLTMMITMQALINMSVVTGLVPTKGLPLPFISYGGSSLLVNFMAAGTLLRISRSDLEQYSLPSRDMLIKRRARLKTRRLRRSLR, encoded by the coding sequence ATGGATAATAAAGAGCTGATGATGGAGAGTAAAGAGAACAGAAGAGCCGACAGGTGGTTGCTCTTTATTGTCCTGCTCCTCTCTTTTACAGGTGTGGTGATGGTGTACAGTTCAACAGCACTGCTGCCCATCTCGAAATCCGGGGGGACGATTGCCGGGGGCTCGGATTTCCAGTTTATCTATCTGAAAAAGCATGTTATGACCTTGCTTATAGCCATGGTCTCCATGTGGTTTTTCTACCGGATAAGCCCGGGCACATTAAAAAAGTGGTCCTATCCACTCCTTATCCTCTCAATGCTGCTCCTGCTCTGTGTGTTTATCCCGGGGCTTGGTGTGAAGATCAACGGGGCAAGGAGATGGCTGAGACTCTGGCCATCGACCTTTCAGCCGGCTGAGCTTGCAAAGTTTGCAATGGTTCTCTCCCTTGCGGGTTATCTTTCCTCTCCCCGGTATAACAGGGACAGTTTTAAGGCGTTTATGAAACCCCTCGTTGTAATGTTTGCCTTGCAGGGTATAATCATGATGCAGCCTGATTTCGGTGGGGCCTTTACCCTTGGGCTTATCACCTTTTCCATGCTCTTTCTGGCAGGGGCCAGGATAAAATTTATATTCCTTGCGCTTGTCTCGTTGCTGCCTGTTGTGATTAAGCTCCTGATGGAGCCCTACAGGCTGGAGAGGCTTCTTACCTTCCTTAATCCCTGGAAAGACCCCTATGGTAGCGGTTTTCAGCTTGTGCAGTCCTTTATTGCCCTTGGCAGCGGGGGCCTGAAAGGTGTGGGGCTCGGTGAGAGCAGGCAGAAACTGAGTTTTCTGCCTGAGGTTAATACAGACTTTATATTCTCACTGATTGGTGAAGAGCTTGGTTTGCTCGGTGTTGCCGTAGTGTTGTGCCTCTTTATCGCCTTTTTTATCCGGGGTCTGAAGGTTGCGGACAAGGCACAGAGTCCCTTTTCTTATTATGTGGCATTCGGACTGACCATGATGATAACCATGCAGGCATTGATAAATATGTCGGTTGTCACAGGGCTTGTTCCCACAAAGGGTTTGCCCCTGCCGTTTATAAGCTATGGCGGCTCATCACTGCTTGTTAATTTTATGGCAGCAGGCACGCTGTTGAGGATATCGAGGTCTGACCTGGAGCAGTACAGCCTTCCGAGTCGCGATATGCTTATAAAGAGGAGAGCGAGATTAAAGACCCGAAGACTCAGGAGGTCATTGCGATGA
- a CDS encoding UDP-N-acetylmuramoyl-L-alanyl-D-glutamate--2,6-diaminopimelate ligase: MVMRLGELIEGLMPVAVTGDCLVEGLSCDSRNVGEGDLFFAVSGEHFDGNEFITDALMRGAGAIVSGSPLPLSLDVPYVQVQDIYTAMAGIADRFCGHPSGKLSVTGITGTNGKTTTSYILHKILSANGIRAGLLGTIRYILGTRELRGRFTTPEALDFQRMLADMHDRGITHAVAEVSSHALSLKRVDFTDFDIAVFTNLTRDHLDFHGDMEAYFRAKRRLFLELARHAAVVNIDDPYGRRLVSEIRGGLGQGADFRIITCGIDSDDAELRAVEIKEGFDGLDFTVMYGPEVFRVSSPLLGVTNVYNILSAIGASVALGIGWERIVEGVRQCGGVEGRMEPVKAGQGFLAIVDYAHTPDALQKVLETLRRLTRGRIITVFGCGGDRDRGKRPEMGRIAVELSDTAIVTSDNPRTEDPVGIVDDIIRGMKKGEYIVEPDRKRAIEEAVRIAGPDDVVLIAGKGHEEYQEIGGVRYPFSDREVLREAITGLTIED, translated from the coding sequence ATGGTTATGAGACTCGGTGAACTTATAGAGGGATTGATGCCGGTTGCCGTCACAGGTGACTGTCTTGTAGAGGGGCTTTCCTGCGATTCAAGGAATGTCGGAGAGGGAGACCTCTTTTTTGCTGTGAGTGGTGAGCATTTTGACGGCAATGAGTTTATCACGGATGCCCTGATGAGGGGAGCGGGGGCCATTGTGTCCGGGAGCCCCCTACCCCTGTCATTGGATGTCCCATATGTGCAGGTGCAGGATATATACACTGCCATGGCAGGTATTGCCGACAGGTTTTGCGGCCATCCCTCGGGGAAGCTCTCCGTTACAGGTATTACCGGGACCAACGGCAAGACCACTACATCTTACATACTCCATAAAATCCTGTCAGCTAACGGTATAAGGGCAGGACTGCTCGGCACTATAAGATATATCCTCGGCACCCGGGAGTTAAGGGGCAGGTTTACCACCCCGGAAGCGCTGGATTTTCAGAGGATGCTTGCAGATATGCATGACAGAGGCATAACCCATGCAGTAGCTGAGGTCTCATCACATGCACTCTCGCTGAAGAGGGTCGACTTTACGGACTTTGATATCGCTGTATTTACAAATCTTACAAGAGACCACCTCGATTTCCACGGAGATATGGAGGCATATTTCAGGGCCAAGAGGAGACTCTTCCTGGAACTTGCCCGGCACGCTGCAGTGGTTAATATAGATGATCCCTATGGCAGGAGGCTGGTTAGCGAGATAAGGGGAGGCCTGGGGCAGGGGGCAGATTTTCGCATCATAACCTGCGGTATTGACAGTGATGATGCCGAGCTTCGGGCAGTTGAGATAAAGGAAGGGTTTGATGGCCTTGATTTCACCGTGATGTATGGCCCGGAAGTGTTCCGTGTCAGTTCCCCGCTGCTTGGTGTAACGAATGTGTATAACATACTGTCAGCCATTGGGGCCTCTGTTGCCCTGGGGATAGGGTGGGAGCGGATAGTTGAAGGCGTGAGGCAGTGCGGGGGGGTTGAGGGCAGGATGGAGCCTGTAAAGGCTGGTCAGGGTTTTCTTGCCATTGTCGACTATGCACATACTCCCGATGCCCTTCAAAAGGTGTTGGAGACGCTCAGAAGGCTGACACGAGGCCGTATTATCACGGTCTTTGGCTGCGGGGGTGACAGGGACAGGGGAAAGAGGCCGGAGATGGGAAGGATTGCTGTTGAACTCAGTGACACGGCGATTGTTACCTCGGATAACCCGAGAACCGAGGATCCCGTTGGCATTGTTGATGACATAATAAGGGGTATGAAAAAGGGAGAATATATTGTTGAGCCTGACAGAAAGAGGGCCATTGAAGAGGCTGTCAGGATTGCAGGTCCTGATGATGTTGTGCTCATTGCAGGAAAGGGACATGAGGAGTATCAGGAGATAGGCGGAGTGAGGTATCCCTTTAGTGACCGGGAGGTTTTGAGAGAGGCGATTACGGGATTGACGATTGAGGATTGA
- the murD gene encoding UDP-N-acetylmuramoyl-L-alanine--D-glutamate ligase, whose translation MSIVNHQSSIKSSRALVVGLGRSGLAAARLLHFLKAEVTVTDTRDREVLSQALKNLPGDIRVEAGVHSPALLEDTDMVVVSPGVSLNQPFFDLAGERGIEVIGEMELAFRVLRPYGIPWVAITGTNGKSTTTTMIDMMLTRGGFRVITGGNLGTAITEEVLRCLKDDTAGDVEYVVVEVSSFQLESIRDFAPSLASILNITPDHLDRYKDMEGYIKAKTGIFRNQTRDDCLILNLDDPLVRELGSHAPSEVFYFTRQENPLTSRGGVTPPIPRGAYLRDGWLCINADGKEDRVLRVEDVRIKGVHNIENALAASLNAFLCGVDMAAIRDVLSEFSGLEHRMEFVEEVEGVSFYNDSKGTNIGSVIKSLEGFQDGVILILGGRDKGNDFIPLREYMRGRVKGLVVIGEAREKIIRQLDGVTAALEAEDMTDAVTKAYSMAGAGDVVLLSPGCASFDMFEDFEHRGEVFKESVRRLKKALVVQE comes from the coding sequence TTGTCAATTGTCAATCATCAATCGTCAATTAAATCCAGCCGGGCGCTGGTTGTCGGTCTTGGCCGAAGTGGTCTTGCTGCCGCAAGGCTGCTACATTTCCTCAAGGCTGAAGTGACTGTAACGGATACAAGGGACAGGGAAGTGCTTTCTCAAGCACTCAAAAACCTTCCCGGTGATATAAGGGTTGAGGCAGGTGTCCATTCTCCTGCCCTTCTTGAGGATACGGATATGGTGGTAGTAAGTCCCGGGGTTTCCCTGAATCAGCCTTTTTTTGACCTGGCCGGGGAACGCGGGATTGAGGTGATAGGTGAGATGGAGCTTGCCTTCAGGGTGTTAAGGCCCTACGGCATACCATGGGTGGCCATTACAGGCACCAACGGCAAATCAACCACGACCACCATGATTGACATGATGTTGACAAGGGGAGGTTTCAGGGTGATAACAGGTGGAAACCTTGGCACTGCAATAACAGAGGAGGTTTTGAGGTGCCTGAAGGATGACACGGCAGGGGATGTGGAGTATGTAGTTGTTGAGGTCTCTTCTTTTCAGCTCGAAAGCATACGGGACTTTGCCCCGTCTCTGGCATCCATCCTGAACATTACCCCGGACCACCTTGACAGATATAAGGATATGGAGGGCTATATTAAGGCAAAGACCGGGATTTTCAGGAATCAGACCCGTGATGACTGTCTCATACTGAACCTGGATGACCCGCTTGTCAGGGAACTCGGCTCTCATGCGCCCTCTGAGGTCTTTTATTTCACCAGGCAGGAGAATCCGCTGACAAGCAGGGGCGGGGTTACCCCGCCCATTCCTCGGGGTGCTTATCTGAGGGATGGATGGCTCTGTATAAATGCTGACGGGAAAGAGGACAGGGTTTTAAGGGTTGAGGATGTAAGGATAAAGGGTGTTCATAATATAGAGAATGCACTCGCTGCCTCACTTAATGCATTCCTTTGCGGTGTGGACATGGCGGCAATCAGGGATGTGCTCTCAGAGTTCAGTGGACTTGAGCACAGGATGGAGTTTGTGGAGGAGGTTGAGGGTGTCTCGTTTTACAATGATTCAAAAGGGACCAATATTGGTTCGGTTATAAAATCTCTTGAGGGTTTTCAGGATGGCGTCATCCTTATCCTTGGCGGCAGGGACAAGGGCAATGACTTTATTCCACTGAGGGAATATATGAGGGGAAGGGTGAAGGGGCTTGTGGTTATCGGTGAGGCACGGGAGAAGATAATCAGGCAGCTTGACGGTGTTACCGCCGCTTTAGAGGCTGAAGATATGACCGATGCGGTTACAAAGGCATATTCCATGGCAGGGGCAGGGGATGTGGTACTCCTGTCTCCGGGATGTGCGAGTTTTGATATGTTTGAGGATTTTGAGCACAGGGGAGAGGTTTTTAAGGAGTCTGTAAGGAGGCTGAAGAAGGCATTGGTTGTTCAGGAATAA
- the rsmH gene encoding 16S rRNA (cytosine(1402)-N(4))-methyltransferase RsmH: protein MTDTVTDTVIVHVPVLTQELMALLNPVINGVYLDATLGGGGHTRELLKRLGPEGVVIALDRDEEALERAAIEINDPRVRYVHGSFSDMADKVRAMGYHEIDGVIMDLGLSMTQMKDESRGFSFHSKEPLDMRMDRDLPVTAGEIVNKWSERDIERILREYGEERKALQIAREIVRQRKRERIETCLQLAAIVERVYRRRGRTHPATKTFQALRIAVNDELNQLSEGLSNALKILKKGGRLCVITYHSLEDRIVKRFILAAERQEGSLVRLNKKPIIPLRDEQRRNPSSRSAKLRGAEKL from the coding sequence ATGACAGATACAGTCACAGATACAGTTATAGTACATGTTCCCGTCCTCACCCAGGAACTGATGGCCCTGCTGAATCCGGTTATCAATGGTGTGTACCTGGATGCAACTCTTGGTGGCGGTGGACATACAAGGGAATTACTCAAAAGGCTCGGACCGGAGGGGGTTGTCATTGCCTTGGACAGGGATGAAGAGGCCCTTGAGAGGGCAGCGATTGAAATAAATGACCCGAGGGTCAGGTATGTGCACGGGAGTTTTTCCGATATGGCAGACAAGGTAAGGGCCATGGGTTATCACGAAATAGACGGAGTTATTATGGACCTTGGGCTCTCCATGACACAGATGAAGGATGAAAGCCGGGGGTTCAGCTTTCATTCAAAGGAGCCCCTTGATATGAGGATGGACAGGGATTTGCCGGTAACGGCAGGGGAGATTGTTAATAAATGGAGTGAACGTGATATAGAGAGGATCCTCAGGGAATACGGTGAGGAGAGGAAGGCCTTGCAGATAGCAAGGGAAATCGTGAGGCAGAGGAAGAGGGAGAGGATTGAAACCTGCTTGCAGTTGGCCGCCATTGTAGAGAGGGTATATAGAAGGCGGGGAAGGACTCATCCGGCTACAAAGACTTTTCAGGCATTGAGAATTGCTGTAAATGACGAACTGAACCAGCTGTCTGAGGGGCTCTCAAATGCCCTGAAAATATTGAAAAAGGGTGGACGTCTCTGTGTAATAACCTATCACTCTCTTGAGGACAGGATTGTGAAGAGATTTATCCTTGCTGCCGAGAGGCAGGAAGGGTCTCTGGTAAGGCTTAACAAGAAGCCGATCATTCCTCTCAGAGATGAACAGAGGAGGAATCCCTCTTCAAGGAGTGCGAAACTAAGGGGGGCGGAGAAGCTATGA
- the murF gene encoding UDP-N-acetylmuramoyl-tripeptide--D-alanyl-D-alanine ligase: MSRYTLTEILEATSGRLILRGADAFSGVSIDSRTIKDGELFVALQGERFDGHLFVDEALKKGVGAIVSYPPVVPRGRSIIHVNNTLRALQRIARYRRMSRQVSVIGVTGTNGKTTTKEMITVVLNGRYKVLSSRGNLNNQIGLPLCLTDLDDHDMAVLEMGATKAGDIRELSDIARPDIGVITNIGPAHLEGFGSLETVRDTKYEILDFAKTAVLNIDDPIISERPGQCSRVVTFGLKEGADVRADDIVYEEGGLSFRVHLKEGGSSDIRLRVLGLFNVYNALAAVAVCRILNVPISNISSSLSEFGGVPMRLELKELKGALVISDLYNANPASMEEAVKELVRLRRGRAVAVLGDMLELGSYGEQAHRKLGRWLATLNVDVLIAVGDLMSYTCEEFSAGNGNLKALHARDPREAREILLGMVGKEDTVLIKGSRGMRLEGVLED; the protein is encoded by the coding sequence ATGAGCAGATATACATTGACAGAGATACTGGAGGCAACTTCAGGCAGGCTTATACTCAGAGGGGCCGATGCCTTTAGTGGTGTTTCCATAGATTCAAGGACAATAAAGGATGGGGAGCTTTTTGTTGCCTTGCAGGGAGAGAGATTTGACGGACACCTCTTTGTTGACGAGGCACTGAAGAAGGGTGTGGGAGCCATTGTGAGCTATCCACCTGTAGTACCAAGGGGAAGGAGTATTATTCATGTGAACAATACCCTGCGGGCCCTTCAGCGGATAGCCCGTTACAGGCGGATGAGCAGGCAGGTGAGTGTTATAGGTGTGACAGGCACTAATGGCAAGACAACAACAAAGGAGATGATAACCGTAGTCCTTAATGGACGGTATAAGGTCCTCAGCAGCAGGGGAAATCTTAATAACCAGATCGGGCTTCCGCTCTGCCTTACCGACCTTGATGACCACGATATGGCGGTACTTGAAATGGGTGCAACCAAGGCAGGTGATATACGGGAACTGTCGGATATTGCCAGGCCTGACATCGGGGTGATAACCAATATAGGACCTGCACATCTTGAGGGGTTTGGTTCCCTTGAGACAGTGCGTGATACAAAGTATGAGATACTTGATTTTGCAAAGACAGCGGTTCTTAATATCGATGACCCTATTATCAGTGAGAGGCCCGGACAGTGTAGCAGGGTTGTTACCTTTGGCCTGAAAGAGGGGGCAGATGTCCGGGCGGATGATATTGTGTATGAAGAGGGGGGGCTGAGTTTCAGGGTGCATCTGAAAGAGGGAGGTTCTTCTGATATAAGGCTCAGGGTCCTCGGGTTATTCAATGTTTACAATGCCCTTGCCGCAGTGGCTGTATGCCGGATTCTAAATGTACCTATAAGTAACATCAGTTCGTCTCTCAGTGAGTTTGGAGGTGTTCCGATGAGGCTTGAACTGAAGGAACTGAAGGGTGCACTGGTTATAAGTGACCTCTACAATGCCAACCCTGCTTCAATGGAGGAGGCTGTAAAGGAGCTGGTCAGGCTAAGGAGGGGCCGTGCTGTGGCGGTTCTTGGCGACATGCTTGAGCTTGGCTCTTACGGGGAGCAGGCCCACAGAAAGCTTGGCAGGTGGCTTGCCACACTGAATGTGGATGTGCTCATTGCAGTAGGGGATCTGATGTCCTATACATGTGAGGAATTTTCAGCAGGGAACGGCAATTTAAAGGCCTTGCATGCCAGAGACCCGCGGGAGGCGCGCGAGATACTGTTGGGTATGGTCGGGAAGGAGGATACGGTTTTGATAAAAGGCTCAAGAGGAATGAGGCTTGAGGGGGTTCTGGAAGATTAA
- a CDS encoding cell division protein FtsL: MIYRKRRSLLGWLVKPLLIVIAVFLLFSIVWLRSNVTAFEYELGQLQKQKATLIKERRELIAERSQIASMKKIQYIAGKKMGLVYPDRKRVFFVKSDRGPTPYTAGLRER; encoded by the coding sequence ATGATTTACAGAAAGAGAAGAAGTCTCCTTGGCTGGCTTGTCAAACCGTTATTGATTGTCATTGCCGTTTTTCTCCTTTTTTCCATTGTCTGGCTTCGTTCCAATGTTACGGCCTTTGAGTACGAGTTGGGACAGTTACAGAAGCAGAAGGCCACTCTGATAAAGGAGAGGCGGGAGCTGATTGCAGAAAGGTCCCAGATAGCCTCCATGAAGAAGATCCAGTATATAGCAGGCAAGAAGATGGGGCTTGTTTATCCCGACAGGAAAAGGGTTTTCTTTGTTAAAAGCGATCGTGGCCCAACACCATACACGGCTGGTCTGAGGGAAAGATAA